GAACAGTTGTTTAACCACTTGGTGAAGCAGTCTCGCCGTCATTCGGCTGCGGTGACAGTTCCGGCGGACTTGGCGGGCACGTCGCAACCGCTGCAACTGCCCCAACCCTCAGCCAGCAATCGATCGCACTAAATTACTCGCGATCTCAGCAATTAGCCTTCTTGATCCAGCGTGATTCAGCGAAATTCCGCCAGATCTCGCAAGGCTAGCCCAATGCGCCTGGGTCAAAAAGTCCTAGGTCAGCTTCAGGGCATCGTAACTGCCGAACACCTTCAAGGTTTCCACCCGATCGCGCAGTTCTGCCAATGCTGCCTGGGTGCGAGCTTCCTGTTGCCCGGCTTCCAAATCCAAAAAGAAGACATAATCCCCCAGGCCGCGCTTGGAAGGACGAGATTCAATCCGACAAAGATTGATGTCCCGTTCCGCCAAGGTGGCCAGGGGCTGCAAAAGGGAGCCGGGCCGGTTAATGGTTGAGAAGGCGATCGCTGTGTGGCTGCCGGTGAGGTGCGCCGGTTCTCGGGCAATGACCCAAAACCGGGTGCAATTGTCTGGGCAGTCACTGATATCACGAGCCAAAACGGGCAAATCGTACAGTTGGGCCGCTCGCTCTGAGGAAATGGCAGCGGTTTGGGGCTGTTCCTGCACGTTGGTCAAGGCTTCGGCGGTGGAATTGGTGGGCAGGGGCTTGGCATTGGGCAAATGGGTTTCGATCCACCGCTGACATTGAGCCAGGGCTTGGGGATGGGAATAGACCGTGGTGATCGCCTTCAGGTCTGGGGCTTGGGTCACCAGCACATGGGCGATCGGGAGCAACACCGCCTGTTGCACATGTAGCCCCTCCAGTTGCCAAAGGGTGTCGAGGGTGGTGGTGACGCTGCCTTGAATGGAATTTTCCACGGGCACAACCACCAGGGGTACTTCGCCGCTGGCGGCCGCTTCCAGGGTTTTGGCAATGCTCGGGTAGGGGCGAAACTCCCCTAGGAAGGCTTCCTGGCTCGATCGCCACTGGGCATAGCCATTGGTGGCGGCCTCGGCATAGGTTCCCGCCGGGCCAAGGTAGCCAATCGTGATTGGGTGGGGGGAATCGGTCATCGCCATAGCCATCGCCAGAATATGGGGTATGAAATCCGGTATGCGGAATTAGGGAGTTGCAGGGTGCGGAATCGGCAGCGGGCATCAAGAACCGTTGATGAACCCTCGTTTTGAATCGCTGCCCAGTTTGCAGAAAGTTCTCCGCAGATAGTTCTTCGCAGATAGTTCTCAGAATACGATTTCCAGATCCCGACTGTGCCGGTTGATGCGCCCAGTCTTGGGCCGAATT
The Limnothrix sp. FACHB-406 DNA segment above includes these coding regions:
- the pheA gene encoding prephenate dehydratase, translating into MTDSPHPITIGYLGPAGTYAEAATNGYAQWRSSQEAFLGEFRPYPSIAKTLEAAASGEVPLVVVPVENSIQGSVTTTLDTLWQLEGLHVQQAVLLPIAHVLVTQAPDLKAITTVYSHPQALAQCQRWIETHLPNAKPLPTNSTAEALTNVQEQPQTAAISSERAAQLYDLPVLARDISDCPDNCTRFWVIAREPAHLTGSHTAIAFSTINRPGSLLQPLATLAERDINLCRIESRPSKRGLGDYVFFLDLEAGQQEARTQAALAELRDRVETLKVFGSYDALKLT